The genomic segment TGAAGAGCTTGTTGGAAGTATTGTGGCGTCTGCTGCCCGCAGGATTGTCCTTAAAAAAGCGGCATAGAGCAGGCGGGCTTTTCCTGCGGCTAAGGGAGGTCGTAAGAGATCCACCCTGCTTTTTTTTCTCTGGCAAGCCAGATGTGGGCTTGTCCCTTTGGCGCGTCCACGATCATTCTGCCGATCGTTTCCGGACGAAAGACACATTCTTTTCTGCGGCTCAGAAGTTTTTTTACTTCTGAAACGCTCATATGAAGCCCCATCGCACCGGTCAAATCGTCGAAGCGTCTGAATGTCGTGCTTTCGGGATCGTTTATGAGGACATCGTTATGATGTGCGAATGCCCCGTTTAGATAATGATTCGTGTGTACATAGGGATATTCAAGGTTTGTTGCGACACACTCACTTTGATTGCACTCAATATTCCATCCGCTTTTGTTTTTTGTATCGACAATCGTATGACTGTAACCGGAGATTTTTTTCATACGCGACAATATTTCAAAACTTTGTTGGGGGTTTTGCGTGTCCGACATCCAGCGCGCAATGATATTTCTTGAAATACCGGGCTGCGCCCCTTTGGGGTACGGGTGAGTGAGGGAATTTACAGCATGTGTAAATCCTGCGGAGTTAACCCCAAAGGAATTTCCACCTAACGTACAGGAATATAAAAGCTCCAGATTAACCTGCTCCCGTCCGGGAGGCCCTACTTCCCGCCGAAGAACCCATAACCGGTCCTGAGACTCTTCGTCCCAGTCTTCGTTGTGAGCAATCAGGGAACCGGCGTTTGTGGCAAGAGTAGAGCAATGTTCTTCTGCCCCGGAAGACCGGTTTTCAAGGCATTCGTCAAGCTCATCCTCCATCATGACCGCAAGCATATGTTGTTTCGATATACCTGCGGCTTCTGCATATCCCTTTATTTCCTGGGCATATTCCGGAAGTCCGTTTTTGACGGCATTAAACGAGTCTGTCAGGAATCCCCTGGCCGCCGTGAATGATTTTTCCATGGCGTCCGCCCGGTCACGAATTTCCTGCCGGAAAATCTCCCCCAACTGCCCTCCCAGGCGGTAGTTATCGGACGCTTTAACCACCAAAAAATGAGTATGTGAAATACGCATGGACGCATTGTAGTATTTTTTTAAGCTTTATGTAAATAAATATTTGTACGTAACTCAGCACATACCACGAATAAGACGTTCTTGTTGCGTATATAAAAATCAGGAATTCTAATGTAGAATCCTGTAAATTCGTACAGAGCACCACTAGAAGCACCAATACAAACATGTTCAGCATCCGCCGTATTCTGATTGCCTAGCGCAAAAACGATTCCGTGCCAGATTTGCTCTTGTCCTTTTACTGTTTTTCAGGAAGTTTCAGTTTCCACTGCATATACGCCGCATACAAAACGGGAATCAGGATCAGGGTCAGGATTGTTGTGCTAACCATGCCGCCGACCATCGGCAGGGCGATACGCCGCATGACGTCCGATCCCGGACCTTCGGTCAGGAAAATCGGGATCAGGCCAAGGATGATTGTGCCGACAGTCATTAATTTTGGGCGAAGGCGCTGAATGGCTCCGTGCCGGACATTTTTCAGCAGGCCTTCAAATGTTTCCGGCCAGTGTTCGCGCATCTGGTGGTCGATGTAAATCAACATGACAATCGCGGTTTCGACGGCAATACCGGCCAGTGCGATAAACCCTACGGCAACGGCAACGGAAACGTTATATCCGGCAAGCCACAGCCACCACGCTCCGCCAATGACCCCGAAGGGAACGGAAAGCATAATCAGCAGGGTTCTGTCCCACCGTCCGAAGTAAAGGTAGAGCAACGTCAAGATAATCAGCAACGTTGCCGGGATAGCAATTTTCAGGCGCTCATTTGCTTCCTGCATCTGTTCAAACTGGCCGGAAAATTTCAGCGTGTAGCCTTCGGGCAAATCGTAGTTTTTAAGTTTTTCCTGCAGACCGGAAATGTACGAGCCGATATCCCGGCCCTCTATATCGACAAAGACCCAGCCGTTCAGCCGCGCATCTTCCGACTTAATCATTGACGGTCCTTCGGCAATGCGGATGTCCGCCAGATCCGCCAGCGGGATATGCGCACCGTTTGCGCCCGGAACCAGAATATCTTCAAGATCGGACATGTTGTCCCGGAACGGGCGGTCATAGCGCAGCATGATCGGGTAACGTTCTCGTCCTTCAACCGCTTCATCCAGCTGCATGCCTCCAAGCGCCGTCTGGATCACGCGCTGAACCGTGCCGAGGGAAATGCCGTAACGGGCAATTTCACGCCGGTCCGGGTCAATTTCGATATATTTGCCGCCGACAACCCTGTCGGCGATCGCGCTGCGGGTGCCGGGCACGTCACGCGCCAGTGACTCGACCTCCCTGGCGATTTTATCAATCTGCATTAAATCCGGCCCGGCGATCTTGATGCCCACCGGTGTGCGAATGCCGGTGGTCAGCATGTCGAGGCGTATTTTAATCGGGTAACCCCAACTGTTCATCATGCCGGGCAGGCGCACTTTTTTGTTCATGTCCGCAACCAGTTTTTGCGGTGTCATGCCGGAGCGCCATTCGGATCGGGGTTTTAGTTCAACCCATGTTTCGATCATGGCGAGCGGGGCCGGGTCGGTTGCGGAGTTCGAGCGTCCGGCCTTACCGAAAACCTGCGCAACTTCGGGGAACTGTTTAATCTGACGGTTTGTCACCTGTAGAATTTCCCGTGCCTTGGCCGTTGAAACGCCGGGCAGGGTCATCGGCATGTAAAGCAGGCCACCTTCATAAAGCGGCGGCATGAATTCGCTCCCGAGTTTGGAGACAGGCAGAGCCGTGCTGATAAGGGCGATAAGCGCCAGCGAAATCGTTGTTTTACGCCATTTCAAGGCCGCATTCAGGAACGGGCGGTACAGCGCGATGAAAAAACGGTTTATAAAATTTTCATCTTCACATTTGATTTTGCCGCGGATCAGCCAGAGCATCAGGACCGGCACCACCGTAACCGACAGGAACGCCGCCGCAGCCATTGCATAGGTTTTTGTAAAGGCCAGCGGCGTAAACAGACGCGCCGATTGTCCCGTCAGCGCGAAGACGGGGAAAAAGGAAACCGTGATAATAAGCAAGGAGAAGAACAGTCCCGGCCCGACTTCCCTGGCCGCCAGAATAAGGGCTTTTTGTTTTTCTTCTTTCTCGGATTCCGGCGGCATGGCCGATAATTTCCGGTGCGCGTTTTCAACCATGACAATAGAGGCGTCGACCATCGCGCCGATCGCAATGGCGATGCCGCCCAGCGACATGATATTGGCTGTAATGCCCTGCGCCGACATAATGATAAAGGCGGCAAGGATACCAAGCGGTATTGTGATAATGGCCACAAGGGCGCTGCGGGCATGCAGCAGGAACAGGAAAGTGACGAGCGCCACCATCAGGCTTTCTTCGATAAGCTTATGTTTTAAATATGTGACAGACCCTTTGATCAGCGCGCTGCGGTCGTAGACAATTTTAATTTCCACACCATCCGGCAGACCCTGTTTGACGCTTTCAAGGCGTTTTTTAACATTGCCGATAACATCAAGGGCGTTCGCGCCGGGGCGCATCACAATGATACCGCCGACAGCTTCGCCTTCGCCGTTCAGCTCTGTAATGCCGCGCCGGATCGCCGGGCCTTCAACCACGCGGGCGACGTCACCGATTGTAACAGGCGTGCCGTCAGGGCTTTTTAAAACGGCTTCGCGCAGATCGTCCGGTTTGTTCACGTAACCGAAAGAGCGGATCAGATATTCGCTTTCCGCCATTTCCAATGTTCGCCCGCCGGTTTCCTGATTGGCCGAACGTACGGCCTCGATGATTGTTTGAAGAGGAATGTTAAACGCACGCAGCTTGTTCGGATCAACCAGGACCTGATATTCTTTGACAAATCCACCGACGCTTGCTACCTCGGCCACCCCGTCAAGCGTGGCCAGTTCAAAACGCACAAACCAGTCCTGCAGGCTGCGCAGTTCGGAAAGGTCATGCTGCCCGGTCTTGTCTATCAGGGCATATTGAAAAACCCAGCCAACCCCCGTTGCATCCGGCCCCAGGGCCGGCTCTGCACCTGCCGGAAGCTGGTTGCGAACCTGCGATAGATACTCAAGAACGCGGCTGCGCGCCCAGTACATATCGGTGCCGTCTTCAAAGATGATGTAAACAAAGCTTGTGCCGAACATGGAAAAACCGCGCACGACTTTTGTTTTGGGCAGGCTGAGCATTTGCGTGGACAGCGGAAAAGTTATCTGGTCTTCGATAACCTGCGGGGCCTGTCCGGGGAATTCTGTGCGGATAATGACCTGTGTATCGGACAGGTCGGGAATGGCGTCGAGCGGAATTTTCGTCAGCACGATTATTCCCGCTGCCAGCAGCGCCAGCGCGCCCAGCATGACAAAGAATCTGTTTGCCACCGACCAGTCTATGATCCGGGCGGCAAAACTTTTGGCCGGGTCGTGCTGCAGGTTTTTGTCCGCGTCAGTTGACATGCTTGTGCCCCATCGCGGCCATGCCGCCCCGCAGATTGCTTTCAGCATCGAGCATGAACTGTCCAGAAGAAACGATTTCCTGCCCGTCCGTCAGGCCGCTTTTGATCTCTGTCAGGCCGCTTGCCGTAATGCCAGTTTTCACCATCACCGGGCGGAAGTTTCCATTGCCCAGCGCTTCCATGACATACGCGCCCATACTGCCGTACAAAACGGCATCTTCAGGGACGGAAAGGCGCGGCTGCGTATTCGCATCAAAATCTATATCGACATAGCTGTCGGGCCGTAGAATTCCGTACGGGTTTTCAAGGACAAGCCGCACGGTCACGGTCCGGTTTTGGGGATTACTGACCGGATGAATGTAATCCACAACCGTTTCATATTCCTGCCCCGTTTCCGGCACGCTCACACTGGCGCGGGTCCCTTCCTGTAAAAACGCGATATCGCGCAGCGGGACATCGGCGTTGATCCAGACATTCGAAAAATCCTGCAGGACCAACGCGACCTCACCTTCTGTCAGGTGCGATCCGTCCCGAACGTTCAGTCTGGTTACAACGCTGTCCATGGGCGCATGAAAGGGCGTGTGCTCCATCATCTTGCCTTTCTTTTTCAAAAGGGCAATGGCCTGCTCGTCCATGCCTTTCAGTTTCAGGCGTTGTTCAGGATTGCCGATTTTATAACCTGTCCGCCGGCCGATCAGGAAGTCCGACTGCGCGGCCATCAGCTCCGGCGAATAAACGCTGAACAGCACGTCTCCTTTTTTTACAACGTCGCCGACAGCGGACGTTTTCAGGTTTTTGATCCAGCCTTCCTCCTGCACGGCGATTTCCCGCTCGTTGCGCATATCGCCTGCAACCTTGCCGAACGCCCGGATAGCTTTGCCGAAATTTTCATATGTCACGTGCGTTGTTTTAACGCCCAGCGTCTGGGTGTAGGAAGGGTCTATGCTGATAGCCCCCTCCATACCATTCTGGCTATGCTTGTCATGTTCATGCATGTCGCCGGCGCCTTCGTTTTTTGGAACCAGATGCATCCCGCAAATCGGGCAGTCATCGCCGTCTTTTCCGGTGATGTGAGGATGCATCGGGCAGATATAGACGTCTTCCGCCTTCTCCGGCATGGATTGTTTCGTGCCGTGTCCATGGTTATGTTCGTGCATGGTTTCAGAAGCGGAATCTTTCGATTCAACTTCTTCTTTCGGCGCAAGGTTCATGCCGCAGACCGGGCAGCGGGCGCCTTCTTTACCGCTGATTTCCGGGTGCATCGGGCAGGTGTAAGCGCCCTCGGCTTGCTGCGCCATAGCCGGCGGGACAAAGGCAAAGAGCATCAAAATAAAAATAAAAACGCGCATAAAAGTCTCCTTTTTCGAGAGTTAAAAAACAAACGGAAAAAAGAGGCGTCTTTAGTTTCTAAAGCGCTGCGTCGTTAAGATAATCGGAAGATGTGCCTGTGATATTCGCTTCCATTCGGGCGGACCGCGAATGGCATTGCTGTGCGCGGGGAAGAATTCACTCTCCGCGACCAGATCGGCCCAGACAAAATGAAGCGTATCAATCTGCCGGTCCGGCTGAAGGTCGATCGTATCGTCTGCGGAAAACAAATCGACGCCCATACAATCCAGCACCAGCATCGGCCCGCCTTTTGCTGCCTTTTTCTGGGTGCTCTTGGCGGACTCGTGACAGGGTTTTTCTACCGTTGCCGCCTTGGCTGCCTGCACGGGGCAAACAGACATGGCGCAGGTCAAAACCGGCGTCAGCATGATAATGACCAGAAATCCCTGCAATATCTTGCGCATACGAACTATTGTACACCATTCGTATCACAAAGTCCCAAAGTTTCATGGAGCTGTAAGGCATTCCACCAGGATATGCAGGAGAAATAAAGAGAAAATGGTGCCGTTGAAGAGATTTGAACTCCCGACCCATGCTTTACGAATTATTTTATGGTAAATATAATATGGGGCGGGTTGGTTCAATATCCAGCCATATAATACGGCGGGTTTTTAGGCATTTCCAGCGATTTTTCTACTTTTAAAAACAGCTCTTTCAATATCGCTCAGGCGCGAACAATATCTTTCCACCTTATTATCACCTTTTTAAAGACAGAACAAAACGAGTACTTTTTTTCTGGGTAAGAGTAAGTTAAACTCAACGTCAGTAGGGGAAACACCTTCTACCTTTTCAATAAGATATAAAGATGATGCTTGCTGCCCAAATTGATGAAACCCGTCGTCTTGTCTCGCCAACATTAGACGTTGAAAGACGTTCTGCGCTTGGGCAGTTTATGACGCCAGCAAACGTAGCGGAGTTTATGGCCTCTAATTTTGATGACCTGCCAGATGAGGTCAGACTGCTTGATGCAGGGGCTGGTATGGGCGCTTTGACCACTGCCTTCGTCACGGAAGCCTGTAGTCGCAGCAAACAGCCCTCATCAATAGACGCTACGGTTTATGAAGTTGACGAACAGCTTGCTGCCATTTTAGAGGAAACGCTGCTTTCTTGCGCCGATATTTGCGCGGATGCAGGCATTCAGTTTAGCTACCGCCTCATTAAAGACGACTATATTTTGAGCTCTGCTGCGCCGCTTCTTGATAAAACCCGCACCTATAATTGTGCCATCTTGAACCCGCCTTATGGTAAAATCAATTCGGCGTCGAACTGGCGGAAGGCTCTACGTTCGCAGGGCATTGAAACTGTCAATCTCTATACGGCCTTTGTTGCACTTGCCATCCAGCAGATGGAAGAAGGCGGTGAAATTGTCGCTATTACGCCCCGCTCATTTTGTAACGGTTCTTATTATGAACCATTTCGCCGCCTGATGCTGGATTCAGCGGCGCTGGTTTCGCTGCATGTTTTTGAATCGCGCCGTACAGCCTTCAAAGATGATGGTGTATTGCAGGAAAATATTATCTTTAAGATCAAAAAAGGCTGGAAGCAAAATGGTGTTCAGCTTTCAAGTGATGTGATGGAAGCAAGAGAAATTTTATTCTCCGATATCGTCAGACCGGAAGACAAACATGCTTTTATTCGCCTACCGATAGAAAATAATGATCTGGCGACCCGAATTCAGGCGCTTCCCTGCACCCTTGCTGATCTTGGAATAAAAGTTTCTACGGGGCGCGTAGTTGATTTTCGGGCAAAAGAGCATTTGCGCAAGATGCCCGGCGAAAACACGGTGCCGCTGATTTATCCCGCACACTTCGACAATGGCAAAGTCGGTGGGCCTATTCCTGATTTTAAAAAGCACAATGCACTGGCTGATAATGAAGATACGGCGTCATTAATCTTGCCTGCTGGCCTTTACGTGCTAACAAAACGGTTTTCAGCTAAAGAAGAAAAGAGGCGGCTTGTCGCCGCTGTTTATCACGGCGGGCGAGTTGGCTTTGAAAACCACTTAAATTATTTCCACGCAAACGGCGAGGGACTTTCATCAAAACTGGCTCATGGACTGTGCGCCTTTTTGAACTCGAAGGCGGTCGATCAGTATTTTCGCATATTCTCCGGCCATACGCAGGTTAATGCCACCGACTTAAGAAACCTGCATTATCCGAGTGTTGAGCAGCTTGAAAAATTGGCCGACGCAACAAGAATTGGGCGACTTGGCCTTTACATGGCCTGAGATAAATTCGCCGTCCATCAGCGTAATGGCTTCAATACCGCCCAGTTCGCGCAGTGGTTTGATCCAATAATCACGCCCTTCACGGTCAAGCTTCATGCCTCCGCGCTGTAAAATGCCGATATGACATCCCAGATGTGCGGTTGTCGCGCCGTCAGTAATTTTTGCGTCTTTAGGGGGCTTGGGAAACCAACTGTCGGTCTGATCGTCCAGCAGTGCGAAAACGCCGTCCACAAGGTCGGCATTCGTGCCGAGATGCAGATACGTTAACACATCTCTTATCCTGTCTTTTGAAACGCCCTGAAACTCGTCTGGCGTACCGCCTGTACGTTCTCTTAGGGCTGCTACATCGTCATGTAACATGAATCAGATTCCTTTATTCATTTTGATTCAATGTATCCGGCGAGCGTGCCGGAGTCGAGGCAAAGTTTGTCAAACCAACAAAAAACAGAGCATAAAATGCGAGGGTCATATGGTTTAATTTTGTTTCGTATGGAGCCGTATCTATCAATATAAATTACTGAAATAACTATTATTTTTAAATTTTCTGGTTGTCTTTTGCGTTTTGTTTGAGTTATAGGTTTGAATATAAACCTTATTAAAAAGTGCAATCGATGCCAAAAGCTAAAATAACAAAAACATTTGTTGACCAAGTCCCATGTCCTAAAAAGGGACAAGTGGCGTATTGCGATACGGATTTGCGGGGCTTTTATTTGATCGTCGGTACGCAGGCCAAAACTTATACAGCCCAGAAAGACATTCAAGGCCGCACAGTCCGTTACACGATTGGTAGGCACGGGCACTTCACCCCGGAGCAAGCGCGGAAAATTGCCAGAGACAAGTTGAATTTAATGGCGCAAGGCATTGACCCAAACGCGCAGGAAAAAGAACAGAATGCACAGCGGATAACACTCAATCACGCTTTAAAAACGTATCTGGCGACACGGCGCAATCTGAAGGAGCGTACCAAAACCGATTACCGCTATATTACAGACCGCTATCTCAAAGATTGGAAAGAAAAATTACTGACCGATATTACAAAGGATATGGTCGGCGCAAAACACGCAAAAATTGCCGAAGAGTTTGGGGCATATACAGCCAACAAAGCCATGCGCCTTTTGCGCGCGATCTTTAACTTCGCGCAAGCCACGTACGACATCTGCCCCGTCAATCCGGTCGTCTATTTAACCCGCGTAAAGGCGTGGTACAAAGAGGAGCGCAAGCGCACCTATATCAAGCCCCATGAATTGAAAAGCTGGTGGGCGGCGGTGCAGGCATTGGAGAATGACACCTACCGTGATTTTCTGCTGTTTTTGATGTTTACGGGGCTTCGCCGCAGTGAGGCGCAATCGTTGCGCTGGGCAGACATTGATTTTAAAGACCGTACCTTCACCATTCCCGATACAAAAATGGCGATCCATTGACGTTGCCGATGGGCGGTTTTCTCTATGGCATGTTTCAAACACGACAAAAACGCTACGGAAATTACGAATTTGTATTTCCTGGCCCCGGAGAATATGGCCATTTGGTCGAACCGAAAAAGGCATCGCCAAAGTCGTGAAACAATCCGGTATTTCTTTCACCTGCCATGATTTGCGCCGGACATTTATTACAATCGCCGAAAGCCTTGAAATCTCGGCATACGCTTTGAAGCGGCTTATTAATCACCGCGTCACGGATGTCACTGGCGGTTACATCATTGTTGATGTAGAACGGTTAAGAAACCCTGTGCAAAAAATCGAAGCGTTTATTTTGGAGAAGGTGAATGGCAACCAAGAAGCAGGAAATAAATCGGCTCATACGAGCTGACTACGGCTATCCTGTACTGCAAAGATTCCTAGCTGAAATCATATATGAAACCCGTGACTTCAATAATAGGGATATGGAGAAACGCTATAATAGCTTACTGAAAATCATTTTGGGTGATCCCCAAAAGAAAATTTCAAAAGACGGCTATAGGGATGATAATGAGCTTTTATCTCGTGCTGCGGTTATGACACAATCCTGTTTTCGGAAAGATATAAAAACTGGGACGCGGTTAAAACGAATGTTGACCGTTACAGAGGCTTGTGAAGAAATCGCCCGTATGGAGCATGTCAAAGGGTATAAATTTCAAACACAGTTACCAGACGGCATCACGGAAAATGATAAAGAGCAAATTAGAGCTACGCGTCTTAGACTGATGGGTAAGCTGAAAGGGAACATCAGACACTATGGGCGTTTGCATTTCAAATACGGCACAAAAGGCCTTCGAATACGAAGAAACCGATAAGGAAATTGAATTTATAAAAACGCTCTTTCCTGACTGG from the Rhodospirillales bacterium genome contains:
- a CDS encoding efflux RND transporter permease subunit; translation: MIDWSVANRFFVMLGALALLAAGIIVLTKIPLDAIPDLSDTQVIIRTEFPGQAPQVIEDQITFPLSTQMLSLPKTKVVRGFSMFGTSFVYIIFEDGTDMYWARSRVLEYLSQVRNQLPAGAEPALGPDATGVGWVFQYALIDKTGQHDLSELRSLQDWFVRFELATLDGVAEVASVGGFVKEYQVLVDPNKLRAFNIPLQTIIEAVRSANQETGGRTLEMAESEYLIRSFGYVNKPDDLREAVLKSPDGTPVTIGDVARVVEGPAIRRGITELNGEGEAVGGIIVMRPGANALDVIGNVKKRLESVKQGLPDGVEIKIVYDRSALIKGSVTYLKHKLIEESLMVALVTFLFLLHARSALVAIITIPLGILAAFIIMSAQGITANIMSLGGIAIAIGAMVDASIVMVENAHRKLSAMPPESEKEEKQKALILAAREVGPGLFFSLLIITVSFFPVFALTGQSARLFTPLAFTKTYAMAAAAFLSVTVVPVLMLWLIRGKIKCEDENFINRFFIALYRPFLNAALKWRKTTISLALIALISTALPVSKLGSEFMPPLYEGGLLYMPMTLPGVSTAKAREILQVTNRQIKQFPEVAQVFGKAGRSNSATDPAPLAMIETWVELKPRSEWRSGMTPQKLVADMNKKVRLPGMMNSWGYPIKIRLDMLTTGIRTPVGIKIAGPDLMQIDKIAREVESLARDVPGTRSAIADRVVGGKYIEIDPDRREIARYGISLGTVQRVIQTALGGMQLDEAVEGRERYPIMLRYDRPFRDNMSDLEDILVPGANGAHIPLADLADIRIAEGPSMIKSEDARLNGWVFVDIEGRDIGSYISGLQEKLKNYDLPEGYTLKFSGQFEQMQEANERLKIAIPATLLIILTLLYLYFGRWDRTLLIMLSVPFGVIGGAWWLWLAGYNVSVAVAVGFIALAGIAVETAIVMLIYIDHQMREHWPETFEGLLKNVRHGAIQRLRPKLMTVGTIILGLIPIFLTEGPGSDVMRRIALPMVGGMVSTTILTLILIPVLYAAYMQWKLKLPEKQ
- a CDS encoding efflux RND transporter periplasmic adaptor subunit, translated to MRVFIFILMLFAFVPPAMAQQAEGAYTCPMHPEISGKEGARCPVCGMNLAPKEEVESKDSASETMHEHNHGHGTKQSMPEKAEDVYICPMHPHITGKDGDDCPICGMHLVPKNEGAGDMHEHDKHSQNGMEGAISIDPSYTQTLGVKTTHVTYENFGKAIRAFGKVAGDMRNEREIAVQEEGWIKNLKTSAVGDVVKKGDVLFSVYSPELMAAQSDFLIGRRTGYKIGNPEQRLKLKGMDEQAIALLKKKGKMMEHTPFHAPMDSVVTRLNVRDGSHLTEGEVALVLQDFSNVWINADVPLRDIAFLQEGTRASVSVPETGQEYETVVDYIHPVSNPQNRTVTVRLVLENPYGILRPDSYVDIDFDANTQPRLSVPEDAVLYGSMGAYVMEALGNGNFRPVMVKTGITASGLTEIKSGLTDGQEIVSSGQFMLDAESNLRGGMAAMGHKHVN
- a CDS encoding Eco57I restriction-modification methylase domain-containing protein → MMLAAQIDETRRLVSPTLDVERRSALGQFMTPANVAEFMASNFDDLPDEVRLLDAGAGMGALTTAFVTEACSRSKQPSSIDATVYEVDEQLAAILEETLLSCADICADAGIQFSYRLIKDDYILSSAAPLLDKTRTYNCAILNPPYGKINSASNWRKALRSQGIETVNLYTAFVALAIQQMEEGGEIVAITPRSFCNGSYYEPFRRLMLDSAALVSLHVFESRRTAFKDDGVLQENIIFKIKKGWKQNGVQLSSDVMEAREILFSDIVRPEDKHAFIRLPIENNDLATRIQALPCTLADLGIKVSTGRVVDFRAKEHLRKMPGENTVPLIYPAHFDNGKVGGPIPDFKKHNALADNEDTASLILPAGLYVLTKRFSAKEEKRRLVAAVYHGGRVGFENHLNYFHANGEGLSSKLAHGLCAFLNSKAVDQYFRIFSGHTQVNATDLRNLHYPSVEQLEKLADATRIGRLGLYMA
- a CDS encoding integrase family protein produces the protein MPKAKITKTFVDQVPCPKKGQVAYCDTDLRGFYLIVGTQAKTYTAQKDIQGRTVRYTIGRHGHFTPEQARKIARDKLNLMAQGIDPNAQEKEQNAQRITLNHALKTYLATRRNLKERTKTDYRYITDRYLKDWKEKLLTDITKDMVGAKHAKIAEEFGAYTANKAMRLLRAIFNFAQATYDICPVNPVVYLTRVKAWYKEERKRTYIKPHELKSWWAAVQALENDTYRDFLLFLMFTGLRRSEAQSLRWADIDFKDRTFTIPDTKMAIH